A stretch of Lathyrus oleraceus cultivar Zhongwan6 chromosome 6, CAAS_Psat_ZW6_1.0, whole genome shotgun sequence DNA encodes these proteins:
- the LOC127093342 gene encoding late embryogenesis abundant protein D-34 produces MSQEQPKRHTNQEPIKYGDVLPVSGDLAQKPIAPEDAAMMQSAESRVLGQTQPGGVASVMQAAATKNEQAGIVGHKDVTDVTGDRGVTVTETQLPGRRIVTESVGGQVVGQFVEPTPLQCAPTSPVRESALTIGEALEATSYTVGQKPVEQSDAAAIQAAEVRATGSNVITPGGLASMAQSAAAFNADCPREDEKIKLSDVLTGATAKLPADKAATRQDAAGVASAEMRNSPDATATPGGVAASVAAAARLNESVTNVM; encoded by the exons ATGAGCCAGGAACAACCTAAACGTCATACCAATCAAGAACCAATCAAATACGGCGACGTTTTACCCGTTTCCGGTGACCTCGCACAGAAGCCCATTGCGCCAGAAGACGCCGCCATGATGCAGAGCGCTGAGAGCCGTGTGTTGGGCCAGACCCAACCCGGCGGAGTAGCATCCGTCATGCAAGCAGCCGCTACTAAGAATGAGCAGGCAGGAATCGTCGGGCACAAAGATGTCACAGATGTCACCGGCGACCGTGGCGTCACCGTCACGGAAACTCAACTCCCAGGAAGACGCATAGTAACCGAATCAGTCGGTGGACAG GTTGTTGGACAATTTGTTGAACCGACTCCGCTTCAGTGTGCTCCAACCAGTCCGGTTCGAGAGAGTGCCTTAACCATAGGGGAAGCACTGGAGGCGACATCATATACCGTGGGCCAAAAGCCAGTGGAACAGAGTGATGCCGCCGCTATACAGGCGGCGGAGGTGAGAGCTACGGGGAGTAATGTTATAACACCTGGAGGGTTAGCTTCAATGGCTCAATCAGCTGCAGCTTTTAATGCTGATTGTCCTCGTGAGGATGAGAAGATTAAGCTGAGCGATGTTCTAACAGGAGCTACTGCGAAGTTGCCGGCAGATAAGGCGGCGACAAGGCAAGATGCTGCGGGGGTGGCGAGTGCGGAGATGAGGAACAGTCCTGATGCTACTGCTACTCCTGGTGGTGTAGCTGCTTCTGTTGCTGCGGCTGCTAGGCTCAATGAAAGTGTTACTAATGTAATGTAA